TGTAACAGGACCCCAGAACTTAGCACCACTGACTCATAATGGAAATCCCATTCAGGCCACAAAACTCAGCATGGAGAAGGCACCACCTTCCAAATTAAAGACAAACACCTAAGCCATCAAATTCCATAGTTCTGGGAATTTGTATTAACTTTGCTTTTGTCCTCTGGAATTCTGTTACTGCTTAACTGTCCTTGTTAACTGAAGCATGTGAACCCCGGACATGGCTTTtttgcttaaaagctcaccctgagaaaggctcagggctaCACTGGAATCCCCAGTACTTACTTTAGTCACTGGCTGGCTAATGGAGACATTGTTTAAACCCAGTGTGAGCAGTCTTTTCTTATGGGTACCCACAACACTCCAGTACCAGAAGACAATGCCACAGTTTACCAGCGTCCTCTGGGAGAGGGGGTCATGAAGAGCTGTGTTGGGTGATGGGACTGTAGTTTGATTGTGTGGTGACTCAAGACTGTGTGCAGCTGTCAAAACCCTCAGCGCTGTACACTAAAATAGATGACCTTGCTGAGTGTGATGGGTCATGTTTGAGAAGACTGCTTCATGCTAGAGGTtagcctggcctatatagtgagttccagttcagcctgggctacagtgtgagaccatACTTCctaaacagagaagaaaaaagaagaggaagaaaagaattgGAAAGCAGCCACGTCATGGTGACCCTGGACTCGACAGGCTAAGGCAGGATTGAATTGTCACAATTTCAAGACCGGTCCAGGCAATAcatgagtaccaggccagccagggctacatatccAGACTCTGTGTCAAATGTCCAAAGACAGTTAGGCAGTTGTGGATGCAGCTCATCTGGGAAAGCACTTGCCTCACACACAATGGCCTGGGTTCCCCCACACCAcataaactgagtgtggtggggCACACATGGAACCCAGCGTTTGGGATGGAGAAGTAGGAGACTCAAGAGGTTTGAGCAATACAGCTCCAGGACAGTGTGGGCTAcatgtcaacaacaacaaaatgcccaaggaaataaaaaatcagGGTTCAGGGACTAGAGCTCAAGGGCTATCTTGGTGAGCACAGGCTTCCTCACCTTTTCCCACTGGGCATTGCTTTTGATTAGAGCAGTATTTATGAGACTCTAATCACATCGGTATATACAAATAGGCATGGGTTCAAAGTCTTGCTGATAAGCCCTAAGAAAGTTACCACAGCTGGGCGTGCTGAGTCATGTGTGTTCCcaacagagccaggaggatcgGAAGCTCAGGTCATCTGGGCTACGTAGTGGGATGCTGGTCATTCTGGCCTCTaccaggccctgtctcaaaaaataataaaaaaaaaattgtttcttgcTTTGAAATAAATTTACCTGGCCAGAGAGACTGTTCTCCATTGACGGGGTTAAGCAATCgccttgccactaagcctgatctggggacccatgtggtagaaggagaggactgagagaactgactctgccccctcacaataataacaacaatgtataaaggtaaaacaaaacactgaaaacaatTATTTGACAACAAGCAATTTTACGATTCATTAAAGACTATGCTAATGAATAGACTTGCTTGTTAATTTTGACATAAAGAGTGAAATTTTGGTTGACTGTTggtactctttctttcttcctttccttctttctttcgttttaaatttgttttttccacacagggtttctctgtattgaccagactggcctggaactaacagatccacctgcttttgtctcctgagtgcctggagtaaaggtgtgcaccaccaccacccagaaaaatgttctgtttttaaaaaaagaggaacgATACTTATTATTCCCTAGCTGAGCCCAGCCACTGATGGCCTGCGCACCGTGCCCTACAGCAGGAAAAGGGTCCTGTCTCAGCCAGCATGTTAGGGCTGCCACTGAGAGCACTCTATCTGAGCTCAGCGTAAACCTGTGTTAATCTGCAGACCCATGGGGTTCTTCCCCTGatgtccttctcttctgcctcttaGGAGTTCTACTAATCAGGAAAGGTGTTAGATGATAACCGGGTGTCCCCTTTGCAGGAAGGGCCTCAGAGAAGGAGCAGTGATGCCCACtttcctttttcaggtcagcaAGAAGTTGAGAGGTGAAGTTGGGCTCCTTTTTACCAACCGCACGAAGGAGGAGGTGAACGAGTGAGTGAGGGACGTGGGGAGAGAAGCTGAGAGTCAGGGAGAGATGAAAAGATGGGCCCCGTGGTAACATCGAGTTGGGGCTGGCTCTGGAAGCCTCTGACTAAAACCAGGGTTCTGTAACCAGGGTTCTCTCATTCTGTCTGGCATGGTCCTCCCCACTGGCTGCAGGTCCACAGCCAAGATGTACAGGGACAGCAGGTCACATCATGTGCACTCAAAGGAGGGCCAGACTTCACCTCAATGGTGGCACAGCAGGGAACTTTCCCATTACCTTTCTCCTCCTTAGGTGGTTCACAAAGTATACAGAAATGGATTTTGCTCGAGCTGGGAACAAAGCAACTTTAACTGTGAGCCTGGATCCAGGGCCCCTGGAGCAGTTCCCTCATTCCATGGAGCCACAGCTGAGGCAGCTAGGTCTGCCCACTGCCCTTAAGAAAGGTAGGTGCCTGGAGAGGTGCTTAGGGTTAAGAATAATGGTTGGttttccacaggcaccaggtatTTACTTGGTACCACAgtcatacgtgcaggcaaaacacccctacACATAGAATAAATCTAGAaattgaagaaaggaaggaggtgggtGGTGATGgggtaagcctttaatcccagccctcagtaAGCAAAGACAAATGGAACTCTGAGTTGacgacagtctggtctacaatgtgagttccagaacagactagGGTAaatagagaaaccccgtctcaaaaaggaggggggaggtgggaaaggaaaTACGAAGGTACAGGAAGTCCAGAAGGAAAAGGAGCTCAGCACCACCTTCCCCCAGGCTCTCCCCTCTGCCCAGCCACTTCTCCAGTTTCTCCTGTGAAGGCAGGCTGTGCACTCACCTCCTCAAGGACATGGAGGAGGCAGCCACTGTCCCTGTGGGTGCTGAGCTGCAGGGAAGACAATCTGAGACCAAATGCCCCCTAGCACTGAGCACTAGCAGCAGGTGCCACGTGAGCCTCTGCTGGGAGTGACTTGGGGCCGCCCTCCCGCAGGTGTGGTGACCCTGCTATCTGACTACGAAGTGTGCAAGGAGGGGGATGTGCTGACCCCAGAGCAGGCCCGTGTCTTGGTGAGTCTGGGCCGATGTCATTACCCTTCTGCTGGGACATGGCTCACAGCTGCTCCTCACTCTGCTTCCTCCAcctcttacagaagctttttggGTATGAGATGGCTGAATTCAAAGTGACCATCAAATACATGTGGGATGCCCAGTCGGGAAGGTTCCAGCAGATGGACGATGACCTACCTGAGAGTTGTGGGGTATCTGTATGCCCTGTGAAAATggattgctgtgattggtgtaataaaagactgaacggccaatagctaggcaggagagatcaGTGGGACTcccagaagaagagaaaggaagaggaggaggaatctaggagatgccagcagacacagagaggaaacagagaggaaaccgcatgatagaatgtagattgatataaatgggttcatttaaattataagagcaagttaaaaacaagcctaagctatgggCCAAGCTGTCATAATTAATAAGGAGTCTCTGTGTatattgggcagtggtggtgcatgtctttaatcccagcactcgggcagatctctgtgagttcaaggtcagcctggtctattgagtgagttcctggacagccaggactgtttgttacacagagaaaccctatctccagagacaacaaacaaacaaacaaacaaacaaaaaagggatcCGGGAAATCAGCTCAAAGCCCTGCACCTTGTATTTCTCCATTCACTTAGTTGATTGACACTTGGGCTATTATGAACACCACTGCCATAAATACTAAGGAGAAAGGTTTTGTGGGCACAGGTTATCCTGTCTTTCAGGTCTGTAGCTAAGGGATGGAATTGCTGGGTCAGTTTGGAGGGTGTCTATATTGtatagtcattcattcattcattcattcattcagagaCAGTATCTCACTCTAACCCAGGCTGGACTACAAGTCATAGCAATTCACTGGGTAGAGCAGCCTCtgggcacacacatgtggacGCTCTGGATAGGCTcagtgaggtgggaagacctgcccactgtgaaTAGCCTCAGTCCCCAACTGTATGAAGAGGAGATAGTGAGCTGAGGACTGGAGGGACAACCGGACAGGAGGCTTTAGCTAAAACCAAAGCCACTACTGAGACTACAAATGCTAAAAATGGCCCACAggacagggtgtggtggcacacacttttactctcagcactgagaaggcagaggtaggaatctctgagttcgaggccagcctggtctacaggcgaGTTCCAGCATAGTCAAGGCTAATACTTGGAGAAATGCTAtctcaaagaaagaacaaaaagttcCCAAGGTGGTGGGTTTTGGTTTACTTTCTGTTCTTTGGAGGcagagtcccaggctagcctggaacttatcATAGGGGTAAACCTCCCCCAACagtctcctcctgagtgctggaattaacagGTATGCATAGCCACACCCATTCCTTTCTGTCACATGCAGAAGATGGGTGAGGCTGGATCAGGACATGGTGAGGGGACCCTTGCCAGGCAATATGAGACCCTCCCACACCTATGCTCTCTGGAGCCCCAGCTCCTGGTTCCACCCTTTCTCATGGGTCCCAAGGCAGCGTGGAGGGAGCAGGCGTGGAGCAGTAGAGGGGACCATGTGAGGTTCAGTCCTGGCGGCAGCCAGGACAGATGCCAGCTTTATTCAGACAGGAAGCATTGCTGACTACTGTGCCCAGCCTGCTCTCACAGTGAGGTGACAGGGAGCAGGGCTGCAATCTAGAGGACTGTGTtaagtggagacaggcagaaggACCATCTGAGTCAGCATAAGGCAAGAAATGGTAGGGTGTGAACCCAAGAGGGGGTGGGAAAGCCCTTGCTTGGCAGCTTGGGCCAGGACAGTCTATCTGAAGTAGTTGGGACACTCATGGGCAACCAGGTTCCAGGCTTGGTTAAAGGCATCCACAACAGCCGGCTCCAGGGGCCCTTCCTGAGCGGCAGCCAAGTTCTGTTCCAACTGCTCCAGGCTGGACATGCCCAGGATGACTGCGTCCCCTCGGTTGCCCTGCAAGGGGTGACAGCCAGGTTCTAGCATCTTTCTGGATCCTATCAATTGTCCTTCTTTCCCAATCTGTTGCTAACGCTTGGGAATCTGTTTATGTTTACATCCTAAACACCCAGAAAGAACTGACTGGATCTCTAACCGTTAGACCTATAGACTGTGTGCCTTGGCCTTCCTCCAGCCCTCATCACTGTGTTCATCTGTGTAGGCTGAAGAGTTCTTCTGCATGTAAAAACGCCTGAGGTGTTTTGCCTCTCTAAGATGctcttacttccttttgtttgttaGCTCCTCTTACGGAGCATCCTTTGGAAGTGTGTCAGACACTAAGCTGAAGAGACTTCATGGGCAGATCCCCAGAGGAGAGGAAAATGGCTCCCACCTGAGGAacatgacgtgtgtgtgtgtgtgtgtgtgtgtgtgtgtgtgtgtgtgtgtgtgtgtgtgtgtgtgtgtgtgtgtgtgtgtgtgtgtgtgtgtgtgtgtgtgtgtgtgtggtgtgtgtgtgtgtgtgtgtgtgtgtgtgtgtgtgtgtgtgtgtgtgtgtgtgtgcgcgcgcgcgcgcgcgcgcgctgcAAATAAGCTTACATTGATTTCTATTCCCTCTGTAGGATTGTAGCGACTCAAGGCTCCTCATCAACAGTGCCTAAGGCCTATGAGATACATAAACCCTGTGCAAAGCTCTGTGCCTAGCCTGGCACCAATGACTGGGGAGAGCAAAGGCAGACCTAGCATAAGAAGCAGAAGACAAGAATTCCGGAGGAGAGGGATGGGTGCTCACAAGAATTCACCTAAAGACACCTCTGAGTCCCCCATGGGGCAGAAGCTGAGCAAGGAATTGGCTGGGCTACCTGGAGCTGTGAGTGGTGGTACATCCAGCGCAGGGCAGCCGAGGTCAGGCTGGGGGCGCTGCCACCATAGGTGGTATTCAAGGACTTCTTCACAAGGTCAATGCCCTTTaagtagttttccttccagaagctgTTTGGATAGGGAAGGAAGTGCAGGGGTCAATAGCTTTGTGTCACATGAGTGTGGTCTGCTCCCTGCAGTCCTGGGGACTGGTGGCAGAGGGTATCCCAGTTGCTGGTAAGCTTCCCTAGCCATGCAGGATTTCCTGACTTCAGTCATTGCCTCTTCATagaatgggtgtggtggcacacatctttaatcccagcactaaggaggtacaGGCGGGAGGATTGGAAATTCAGGTCATCTTCagccacagagcaagttcaagaccaccctggtctacatagcaagttcaagaccagcctggaatatatgaaatcttgcttcaaaaaaatttttttttgagctgggcgttggtgacccatgcctttaatcccagcactcaggaggtagaggcaggcgtatctctgtgagttcaagaccagcatggtctacagagcaagttccaggacaacttccaaagccacaaagaaaccatgtcttgttttataaaacaagggctggagagatggctcagaggttaagagcactgactgctcttgcagaggtcctgagttcaattcccagcaaccacatggtggctcacaaccatccattatgagatctggtgccctcttctggtgtgcagatatacatggaagcagaatgttgtatacataataaataaataaataaataaaatctttaaaaaaaagaaaaacaaaacaaaaaaatttattttgcctgctcttggaactctTCCAGttgggttgccttatccagcctcTATATGAGACCTTTGGCCTTGTCTTACTGTATCCtcttttgtcatgttttgttgcTGTCTCTTGGAGACCTGCACTTTTCTGTGGGGATACGGAGGGGAGTGGCTCTGGGGGTGTGttctagaatattcctttacatggtaaagatatgtcactgtgattggtttaataaagagttgaacagccaatagctaggcaggatttccaggcacagaagatactgggaagaggaaggctgaGACACGAGGGGATGCTGAGATGGAGAACAAGCAAGACATGCAGGGGGAGAGGTAACAGCCAGGAGTCACGTggtagcacatagattaatagaaatgggttaatttaagttataggacCTAGTTAGAAACAGTCCTAATAGCTATCAGCCgagctttcatagttaataataagtctccgtgtggtgacttgggagctggctggtgggacagagaaagactccctgcagggtggggaggtgggggtgtgggaggaggggaacTGTAGTCAGGATGTATTGTGTGACAGAAGACTCTATTTTCAataacaatacattttttttttttttttgcccaaaaTGACAGTCCATAGTGACACATGTCACTTCAAGCACTTAGGAAGCTgttagaggaagagagagaataagttatgtgttagcctgggctacatagtgagccctgTCTAAGGAAAAAAAGCATGGGACAGGAAACGATTTCCTTATAACTATCACTGTACATGCATTATAGTTGACAATCttgctatttttattctttttatgttttcttagttcattcttttctctctcagaaCTGAGGGCTAACCTCAAGCCCGGGGCCTTACAGTTGCCAcacaagtgctctatcactgaccTACATCTCCAATcccatttttttgggggggtcgtttttcaagacagggttgatggggatgtcttctgtacatatgtttctcttattggttaatgaataaagcactagtggccaggcaggaaggataggcggggctagcagacaaggagaattctgggaagtataggcaggaagGAGTcgcatgtgagcccgggaagagagGCTGCAGGTCAGGCGTTCTCAGGTAAGATAAgcccat
This DNA window, taken from Cricetulus griseus strain 17A/GY chromosome 2, alternate assembly CriGri-PICRH-1.0, whole genome shotgun sequence, encodes the following:
- the LOC113833877 gene encoding mRNA turnover protein 4 homolog; translated protein: MITGCPLCRKGLREGAVMPTFLFQVSKKLRGEVGLLFTNRTKEEVNEWFTKYTEMDFARAGNKATLTVSLDPGPLEQFPHSMEPQLRQLGLPTALKKGVVTLLSDYEVCKEGDVLTPEQARVLKLFGYEMAEFKVTIKYMWDAQSGRFQQMDDDLPESCSVEGAGVEQ